The following are from one region of the Streptomyces rubrogriseus genome:
- a CDS encoding cytochrome P450 family protein, which translates to MTAPTSEELAALRAVGAVHRVLVPGSGESRLVVTRDAARAALTDPRLRNDIRHSASWDSDGGHAIGHNMLQSDPPLHTRLRRLVAGHFTPGRTAALRPRVERIAHDLLDALPPTGTADLVARYALPLPVTVICELLGVPEADRQGFHTWSNELVMPTSPEAAGSAATALTGYLTELTDAKRRTPDGTLLGDLVAAADSGELTPDELLGMAFLILVAGHETTVNLISATVHGLLTHPDQLARLRAEPELTEAAVEESLRYHSPVHSSAFRFAAEPLELAGTAIAAGEPVLVSLAAASRDPAHFPDPDRFDIGRRPRGHLGFGHGPHHCLGAPLARVEAAVAVRLLLDRHPALAPVADPAALTWRTSTLLRGLVELPVRLG; encoded by the coding sequence ATGACCGCGCCCACCTCCGAGGAACTGGCCGCCCTGCGGGCCGTGGGCGCCGTGCACCGGGTGCTCGTGCCGGGCAGCGGGGAGAGCCGGCTGGTGGTGACGCGCGACGCGGCACGGGCCGCGCTCACCGACCCGCGGCTGCGCAACGACATCCGGCACTCCGCTTCCTGGGACAGCGACGGCGGGCACGCCATCGGCCACAACATGCTCCAGAGCGACCCGCCGCTCCACACCCGCCTGCGCCGGCTGGTCGCCGGACACTTCACGCCGGGCCGGACCGCCGCCCTGCGCCCGCGCGTCGAGCGCATCGCGCACGACCTGCTGGACGCGCTGCCGCCGACGGGCACGGCCGACCTGGTCGCCCGGTACGCGCTGCCGCTGCCGGTCACGGTGATCTGCGAGCTGCTGGGCGTGCCCGAGGCCGACCGCCAGGGCTTCCACACCTGGTCGAACGAGCTGGTCATGCCCACTTCGCCGGAGGCGGCCGGGTCGGCGGCGACCGCGCTGACCGGCTACCTCACCGAGCTGACCGACGCCAAGCGGCGCACCCCGGACGGCACGCTGCTCGGCGATCTGGTCGCCGCCGCCGACAGCGGCGAACTCACCCCGGACGAACTGCTCGGCATGGCCTTCCTCATCCTGGTCGCCGGGCACGAGACGACCGTCAACCTGATCTCCGCCACCGTGCACGGCCTGCTCACCCACCCCGACCAGCTCGCCCGCCTGCGCGCCGAGCCGGAGCTGACCGAGGCCGCCGTGGAGGAGTCGCTGCGGTACCACTCGCCCGTCCACTCCTCCGCGTTCCGCTTCGCGGCCGAGCCGCTGGAGCTGGCGGGCACCGCGATCGCGGCGGGCGAACCGGTGCTCGTCTCCCTCGCCGCCGCCTCCCGCGACCCGGCGCACTTCCCCGATCCCGACCGCTTCGACATCGGCCGCCGCCCGCGGGGCCACCTCGGTTTCGGCCACGGCCCGCACCACTGCCTGGGCGCCCCGCTGGCCCGCGTCGAGGCCGCCGTCGCCGTACGCCTGCTGCTCGACCGGCATCCCGCGCTCGCCCCGGTCGCCGACCCGGCGGCGCTCACCTGGCGCACCAGCACCCTGCTGCGGGGGCTGGTGGAACTGCCGGTGCGGCTCGGCTGA
- a CDS encoding sporulation protein, translating into MVFKRLLGSLGVGGPTVDTTLAPGAARPGGTLSGRVRIVGGTAGHDVEQVALELVARVETGDGEHGDGEGVVVFGRHTVSGAFRLAAGEETSIPFTVTLPWETPATELYGRQLGVVLGVRTELAVAGARDCGDLDPFAVAPLPAQEAVLEALGRLGCGFRSADLEYGRIGGTGQQLPFHQEIELTPPPHFAHQVDEIELTFLAVPGALEVVLEADKRGGPPSDGHGGHDALSRFTVPHEGSAGPRDWNALVDGWMRELVEHRASYGSHAVYGHDSGVGAAVTAGAAGVAGVAGVAGVAGGTVAAQVVDEAGDFFEGHSGDGEG; encoded by the coding sequence ATGGTGTTCAAGCGGCTGCTCGGTTCCCTCGGCGTGGGCGGACCCACGGTGGACACGACGCTCGCCCCGGGCGCCGCCCGGCCGGGAGGCACCCTGTCGGGCCGGGTCCGCATCGTCGGCGGCACCGCCGGCCACGACGTCGAGCAGGTCGCGCTGGAGCTGGTGGCCCGCGTGGAGACGGGGGACGGGGAGCACGGTGACGGCGAGGGCGTCGTCGTCTTCGGCCGGCACACCGTGAGCGGCGCCTTCCGGCTCGCGGCGGGCGAGGAGACGAGCATCCCGTTCACGGTGACGCTGCCCTGGGAGACCCCGGCCACCGAGCTGTACGGGCGGCAGCTGGGCGTCGTGCTCGGCGTGCGCACCGAGCTGGCCGTCGCCGGGGCCCGGGACTGCGGCGACCTGGACCCGTTCGCCGTGGCGCCGCTCCCGGCGCAGGAGGCCGTCCTGGAGGCCCTCGGCCGGCTCGGCTGCGGATTCCGCTCCGCCGACCTGGAGTACGGCCGCATCGGCGGCACCGGGCAGCAGCTGCCCTTCCACCAGGAGATCGAACTGACCCCGCCCCCGCACTTCGCCCACCAGGTCGACGAGATCGAGCTGACCTTCCTGGCCGTACCCGGCGCCCTCGAGGTGGTGCTGGAGGCGGACAAGCGCGGCGGCCCGCCCTCCGACGGCCACGGCGGCCACGACGCGCTCAGCCGCTTCACCGTCCCGCACGAGGGCTCCGCCGGACCGCGGGACTGGAACGCCCTCGTCGACGGCTGGATGCGGGAGCTGGTCGAGCACCGGGCGTCGTACGGCTCCCACGCGGTGTACGGCCACGACTCCGGGGTCGGCGCGGCCGTCACGGCCGGGGCCGCGGGGGTCGCCGGGGTCGCCGGGGTCGCCGGGGTCGCCGGGGGGACGGTGGCGGCCCAAGTCGTCGACGAGGCGGGGGACTTCTTCGAGGGCCACTCCGGCGACGGGGAAGGCTGA
- a CDS encoding tellurite resistance TerB family protein translates to MALWDRFKESASQMQTQLVAKKNDLKSGAFRDASMAMCALVAAADGTVDASERQRVAQLISTNEVLQNFPADDLRRRFEENLDKLTADFAFGKVGILQEIAKAKKKPAEARAVVQIGIVIGGADGDFDKDERAVVREACYALDLPPHEFDL, encoded by the coding sequence ATGGCCCTGTGGGACCGCTTCAAGGAGTCCGCGTCGCAGATGCAGACGCAGCTCGTGGCGAAGAAGAACGACCTCAAGAGCGGCGCCTTCCGCGACGCGAGCATGGCGATGTGCGCGCTGGTCGCCGCGGCCGACGGCACCGTCGACGCCTCGGAGCGGCAGCGGGTCGCCCAGCTGATCTCGACCAACGAGGTGCTGCAGAACTTCCCCGCCGACGACCTGCGCCGCCGCTTCGAGGAGAACCTGGACAAGCTGACCGCCGACTTCGCCTTCGGCAAGGTCGGCATCCTCCAGGAGATCGCCAAGGCGAAGAAGAAGCCCGCCGAGGCACGGGCCGTGGTCCAGATCGGCATCGTGATCGGCGGCGCCGACGGGGACTTCGACAAGGACGAGCGTGCCGTGGTCCGCGAGGCGTGCTACGCCCTCGACCTGCCGCCGCACGAGTTCGACCTCTGA
- a CDS encoding twin-arginine translocase TatA/TatE family subunit, with amino-acid sequence MFGLSELAIILVVVAAVLAVKKLPELTRSAGKSARILKSEARAARDADEPGTPRVIPGETVKREDTDTGNDGGTGPRG; translated from the coding sequence GTGTTCGGACTCAGCGAGCTCGCGATCATTCTCGTCGTCGTCGCGGCCGTCCTGGCCGTCAAGAAGCTCCCCGAGCTGACCCGCTCGGCGGGCAAGTCGGCCCGCATCCTCAAGTCCGAGGCCCGCGCGGCCAGGGACGCGGACGAACCGGGGACGCCGCGCGTCATCCCGGGGGAGACGGTCAAGCGCGAGGACACCGACACCGGTAACGACGGCGGCACCGGCCCCCGGGGCTGA
- a CDS encoding hemolysin family protein, with the protein MTEVLLLLLALLLTLACALFVAAEFSLTTVERSDLERAAESGERGADGALRAVRSLTLQLSGAQLGITVTSLVIGMLAEPSIAVLLRGPLTAIGLGGAASTVATLLGVVLSTVVLMVVGELVPKNWAISRPLAVAKVVAGPQRGFTTAFGPFIRHLNNTANRFVRRFGLEPAEELASARSAEELVALAQHSAAEGALEADSAELFVRTLHLSELTAENVMTPRVDVKALEAHATAADAANLSHATGLSRFPVYRDSLDEVVGTVHIRDVLALEPEKRRATPVTELATAPLLVPDSLPADRLLERMRATRTMAVVIDEYGGTAGVATVEDIVEEVVGEVRDEHDPVEIPDLLPAPADPDGRAAWEADGSLRLDHLERIGLTAPEGPYETLAGLVATHLARIPAKGDVVALDGWRIDVLDVDHHRADRLRVTAPVPDDARSAYERPAGERSAHGERELAR; encoded by the coding sequence GTGACCGAGGTCCTGCTGCTCCTGCTGGCCCTCCTCCTCACCCTGGCCTGCGCGCTCTTCGTCGCGGCCGAGTTCTCCCTCACCACCGTCGAGCGCTCCGACCTGGAGCGTGCCGCCGAGTCCGGTGAGCGCGGCGCGGACGGCGCCCTGCGGGCCGTACGCTCCCTGACCCTCCAGCTGTCCGGTGCCCAGCTCGGCATCACGGTGACCTCGCTGGTCATCGGCATGCTGGCCGAGCCGTCGATCGCGGTGCTGCTGCGCGGCCCGCTGACGGCGATCGGCCTGGGCGGCGCCGCCTCGACGGTGGCGACCCTGCTCGGCGTGGTGCTCTCCACCGTCGTCCTGATGGTCGTCGGCGAGCTGGTCCCCAAGAACTGGGCGATCTCCCGCCCGCTGGCCGTCGCGAAGGTCGTCGCGGGCCCGCAGCGCGGCTTCACCACCGCTTTCGGCCCCTTCATCCGGCACCTGAACAACACGGCGAACCGTTTCGTGCGCCGCTTCGGCCTGGAACCGGCCGAGGAACTGGCGTCCGCCCGCAGCGCCGAGGAGCTGGTCGCCCTCGCCCAGCACTCGGCCGCGGAGGGCGCCCTGGAGGCCGACTCGGCCGAGCTCTTCGTCCGTACGCTGCACCTGAGCGAGCTGACCGCGGAGAACGTCATGACGCCGCGCGTGGACGTCAAGGCCCTGGAGGCCCACGCCACCGCCGCCGACGCCGCGAACCTCTCGCACGCCACCGGCCTGTCCCGCTTCCCGGTCTACCGGGACAGCCTGGACGAGGTCGTCGGCACCGTCCACATCCGCGACGTGCTGGCCCTGGAGCCGGAGAAGCGCCGGGCCACCCCCGTCACCGAGCTGGCCACCGCGCCGCTCCTGGTACCGGACAGCCTGCCCGCCGACCGCCTCCTGGAGCGCATGCGCGCCACCCGCACCATGGCCGTCGTCATCGACGAGTACGGCGGCACGGCGGGCGTGGCGACCGTCGAGGACATCGTCGAGGAGGTCGTCGGCGAGGTGCGCGACGAGCACGACCCGGTCGAGATACCGGACCTGCTGCCCGCCCCCGCGGACCCCGACGGCCGCGCGGCCTGGGAGGCCGACGGCTCGCTGCGCCTGGACCACCTGGAGCGCATCGGCCTGACCGCGCCGGAGGGACCGTACGAGACCCTGGCCGGCCTGGTCGCCACCCACCTGGCACGCATCCCCGCCAAGGGTGACGTGGTCGCCCTGGACGGCTGGCGCATCGACGTCCTCGACGTCGACCACCACCGTGCCGACCGTCTGCGCGTCACGGCACCCGTGCCGGACGACGCCCGGTCGGCGTACGAGCGGCCGGCCGGCGAGCGGTCGGCGCACGGCGAGCGGGAGCTGGCCCGATGA